The window CAGCACCATCACGATGAATCTCGGAACTGCCGGCAAGACCGATGGGCTTTCGCAATACGCATCGGGCGCGACAACGCCGGCGGTCGATGTAACCAGCATCTCGTCGGACGGTCTGCCATACGGCAAGCTCAGCAGCGTTGCTGTCGGTGACGACGGAGTCGTCAACGCGACCTATTCCAACGGACAGACGATCGCGATCTACAAGATTCCGGTAGCGACGTTTACGGCACCTGACGGCTTGCAGGCAAAGAGCAACGGGCTCTATGCGGCAACGGCGGATTCGGGGAGCGCGGTGGTGCAGGCCTCCGGCACCAATGGGGCAGGCACCATCTATGGCAGTGAACTGGAAGCAAGCACCACCGACACCAATACGGAGTTCAGCTCGATGATATCGGCCCAGCAAGCCTATTCGGCGGCGTCGCAGGTCATTACGGCCGTCAACAAGATGTTCGATACGCTGATCTCGGCTGTCAGGTAATCCCATATGGGCAACAATGACGCTGATGAGAAACTGTTTTCCAGGCTTCGCCGGATCGCGATGTCGATCAAGACGGCGAGTCCCCTCGACAACCGTCGGCGCCTGCTCGCCCTGGAAGCCGATCTTCGGTCTGTCCGGGATGGTCTGGACCAGCGCTGTCGTCTCCTGACGCAGAAAATGAACGAGGCTGGCGCCCAGTTGAACGCCGTATCGGCTTACGCCCGCTGCGCGTCACTTCGGCGCGATCCGTCGCAACCGTCAAACTAACAAGCAATGGAGTGATCACATGAGCCCCGAACGACAATCACGACAGTCGATGGCCCGAACTGGCGGCGGACGCATTGAGGATCTCATCGAGCTGATCGATGCGCTGCTTGACGTCGTCACCGAGGAGAATATCGCGCTGGCGATAGGGCTGCCCGCGTCGCAATCGCGCCATACCGAGCGCAAGCTAGTGCTTGCGGACCAATTCGAGAAATGGGTAGTTGATGTGACGATGCGGCAGCGGCTGTTGAGCACGCCCGACAAGGCGTTGCAGGGGAAGGTGCTGCAGCATATCGAATCGCTCCGTTCGGCGATGGATGAGAACGTGATGCGGTTGCGGGCGGCGATCGAGGCGAGCCAGCGGCGGATCGACGCGGTCATGGCGGCAATCCGCGAGCAGATCTCGGATAATTCGCCCTACAATGCCAAGGGCCGCGTCAACGGTCATTCAGCGTCCTACGCTACCAGCATAAGAGCGTAACATCCTGGAATAATAAGGCTATCCTGTGTCGCTCGACGTCGCACTCCGCATCGCCACCAGCAGCTTGATGACGACGCAGGTTCAGATCAGCGTCGCATCGGCGAATATTTCGAACGCGGACACGACGGGCTACACGGTCAAGACCGCGAACCAGGTGGCGACCGTCAGTGCCGGTGTCGGTACCGGGACGATGATCACTGGCATCACCAGCAACGTGGACAAGTTGCTGCTGAAATCTCTGATGCAGGCGACATCGGCGCTTGGCTCCGCAGACACCAGTAACAGTTATCTCAACGAGCTGCAGGCGCTGTACGGAACATCGAGCGGTACGGATAGCACGGGAACGTCGCTCGCCAATACCATTGCCTCGCTGGAAACGGCGATCTCCTCGTTATCCGGGACGTCAAGCAGCGCTGCATTACAGGCCAATGTCGTCAGTGCGCTCGACGACGTGGCATCGCAGCTGCGCGATACCTCGAGCGGAATCCAGGAACTGAGAAGTAATGCAGACGATCAAATTGCGTCGTCGATCAGCGACGTCAATGACCAGCTGAAAACAATTGCAAGCCTGAATACGCAGATCAAGCAAGCGGCAGCCTTGGGGCAGCCGACCGGCGATCTCGAGGACCAGCGCAACACGGCGTTGCAGGACGTCGCGTCCCAGATGGACGTGAGCTACTTCATTTCGTCCACCGGGGATATGCAGGTCTACACGACGTCCGGACAGGCCTTGGTCGACAGCTCCGCGCATCTGCTGAGCTATACGACAGCGGCGACCGTAACGGCGAGCACCACCTACGATGCGGCATCGACCAGCGGATTCAGCGGGATCATGCTGAACGGTGTCGATGTCACCTCGCAGATCAAGTCGGG is drawn from Nitrobacteraceae bacterium AZCC 2146 and contains these coding sequences:
- a CDS encoding hypothetical protein (product_source=Hypo-rule applied) is translated as MGNNDADEKLFSRLRRIAMSIKTASPLDNRRRLLALEADLRSVRDGLDQRCRLLTQKMNEAGAQLNAVSAYARCASLRRDPSQPSN
- a CDS encoding hypothetical protein (product_source=Hypo-rule applied; cath_funfam=1.20.58.300; superfamily=158622), with the translated sequence MSPERQSRQSMARTGGGRIEDLIELIDALLDVVTEENIALAIGLPASQSRHTERKLVLADQFEKWVVDVTMRQRLLSTPDKALQGKVLQHIESLRSAMDENVMRLRAAIEASQRRIDAVMAAIREQISDNSPYNAKGRVNGHSASYATSIRA